In bacterium, the genomic stretch GAACGTTCTATTATCCGTTTACGATGCGACAGGCAGACTGGTAAATTCTCTGGACGAAGGTTCACGCAAGGCAGGCCAATATCTGATTACGTGGAACTGTCTCTCGAACTCAGGCAGGAAATCCGGACCGGGCGTGTACTTTGTAAAGCTTGAGACTCCGACTACGACAATCACGCGCAAGCTTGTTCTAGTAAAGTAATTTCACAACCCTCTCGTGGAGCCGGGAGCTCCGGCTCCACGAGGTTCATCCAATGCCTGAATTCTCTGTAAAAAAACAGTGGCACAACGTATATCTTATACTAAACGCTCTCGCATGGGCCGCCGCAATAGTCTTCATCGCGACACTATACAGACCTTTATTCTTCAAGACGGGAATCCTTATGGGTATCTGCTCAATGGTGTCGGTCGTATCCTGCGCCGTCCTCATCAAGCCCGGAAAAAGACTCGCAGGGAGCATACTTCAGGCCTTATCCTGGTCAGTTTTTTTCTTGTTGACAATAGTGATCGTCCGCAGTTCATTGATCCCTGCATTGATAATCATACTGCCAGCGGGGCTCGTGAGTTTAGGAACGCTTGCCTTGCTCGGCGGCCTTGGATACGCGCAAGAACGTCAGCTTAAGGAAGCCTTCAGAAAGTAACGCCCTCTAAATAAAATATAATTAACCGCTTACGGAGTTCAGCTTTTTCTCCTGCCTTTACTAATGAAGTATGCCGCGGATAATCCAAAACTAACCGTAAAGAAGGCTATTTCCGCTATCATCCAGCCCGGTTTCAGCGCATAAACCGTTACTCCGAAAAAATAGCATCCTGCGAGAAACCCTGCAAGACCAGCCCACATCAGGAGTCTTGACCATGCGTGCTTCCGGAAATGCGTGGCAAGCCATGCGAAGAAACTGAACACTGTTACTGACGCGACGGCCACAAGAAAAGGGACGAGAATCATGTACGAGACTTTTGAGCTTTGGGGTTGGCAATCTCATTGATAACAATCACCGCAAGAGCCCACGCAATTCCCAGATTTGCGGAAACTATGCCTGCAAAAATCCAGAAGAGACGATTAAGGAGAATGAGCCATATCCCTGTCCCCAGAAGAGCCAAAGACAAAAGAAGCGTCCACATCATAGCCCTGGATGTTTTGTTCAAATGCGGATAATCGAGCTGGGACAAAAGGTCCGAAGGCAGGCCTCCGCGCCTGACGATTATCCAGAGTATTAAAAGGGCTACGGACGTCATTAGCAATAACCCGGCAAAAACGAGCAAAATCAAAAGCGTCCAGTGCATTACCGAAGAATACCCGCATAAGTTTCCGTGTCAACTTGCGCGGGTTTCAAAGGAACTTATCTCTGCTTGTTCTTGTTTCTTCTTTGTCTGGGTTGAAGGACTCCTCGGAAGATTCCCAGGCCTTTCTTCTGCGTCGTCCTCTGCAATATATCCTGGCGTATGACGCTTTTCACGCTTTTCTGCTCCCTAGGTCGTGTGCGTTCTTCGGTCAGCGCCGCAATTATCTGCTTCAGGGTATCGAAAAAGAAAATCTTTTGCTCGTCCGGTATGTGACGCAGTATGCGTCTCATACCAGCCTTCGTGTTACGGTTTATGCGTTCGGTTATCTCCTGACCCTTCTGGGAGAGGCGTATGTGCACAACCCTGCGGTCCTGTTGGGAGTTCTCCCTTGTCACAAGACCCATTCTGATAAGCCTGTCTATCATGGCCGTTATGTTGCCCGATGTGGTGCCTATCTGACGCGCCAGTTCGCCAACGACGGCTGAATCCTTGCGGGAAAGTATCGAGAGGACGAAGAACTGGTTCAGCGTTATCTCCATGCCGGGCACGCGCGGCTCAAGAAGCCTTAAACTGCGCACGAAATCGGGCATCATCTCCTCCAGACGGCCCACGAGTTCGTTATCGGTCTCTCTGCTCATGACACATGGATGATAACGCTTTAAAGCCTTTAGTCAAGAAAAGCGGTTTTGGGGTAAAAAGACTTGACATGGTGTGTTTTTTTTTATTATAATTGTATTGTCGAAGGCAGCAGGATTGACAGGGTTCCTGATTTTATTAACATTAAACTATGCGGAGGAAGAAATGAGACGCGCAGGTCTCGTAAACACAGCGTTATTCTTAGCGCTGTTCGCATTGGGTACGTCTATCGTCATTGCCGATACCGACTGG encodes the following:
- a CDS encoding MarR family transcriptional regulator — its product is MSRETDNELVGRLEEMMPDFVRSLRLLEPRVPGMEITLNQFFVLSILSRKDSAVVGELARQIGTTSGNITAMIDRLIRMGLVTRENSQQDRRVVHIRLSQKGQEITERINRNTKAGMRRILRHIPDEQKIFFFDTLKQIIAALTEERTRPREQKSVKSVIRQDILQRTTQKKGLGIFRGVLQPRQRRNKNKQR